The genome window TTCGATTGGCCCCAAGAGAGGGCCACTGCCAGCAGGAGCGGCAGCAGGGCGCATGCGCGCAGGATCCGCTCAGGGCATCGGCTCATACTTCTCGGGGATGCGGAAACTCATTTGAACGGGCCCCTCGAGCTCGATGCGGGTGATGATGAGCAAAGCGCTCACCACGCGTCCAGGCTCGCTGAGGGTGATCCGGATGCGCGTGGGCAGATGCTGGGCCTCCGGTCCGCCGCGCTCTTCATAACGCAGTTCCGCAGTCTTGTCGTTCATCAGGTTCACCACTTGCACGCGCGCCACGCGGAAGCTGTCCGGCTCGAAGTAGTAGCGGTGCACGATGGCCTCCTTCTCTTCCGCTTTGCGCAGCGTGCGCTCCAGCCGGCGCTCACGCATGTCGCGGTCGCGCGTGAGCGTGTCGCTGGGGCTGATGTCCTCCGCAGCACGGATGAACCGGCGCTTCTCGCGGCTCGTGAGCACGTAATGGCCGTCCTCGCGGTCAACGCGGTAGCGCTCAGCCGAGTCCAAAGCGATGGCCTCGCCGTTGAGCGCTCGTTGCAGCAAGTCCAGTTCAGGCACCAGTCCGAAGCGTTTCCTGGTGGCGCCGGTGTCACCCACGAAATACCGATCGTTGATGCGGTCCATGATCTTCAGGCTGTCGGGCGTGAGCAGGACGCGCGCCGCCTCAATGCCCAGCAGCGGCACCACGCTTGCCCATATGGCGCTGTCCTTCACGCTGCGCAGGTGCGCTTTGAAGCTGCGCTGCTCATCGGGCATCGAGAGTTCAACGTCCGCCTTGGCCGAATAATACCTGGAAGGCGCCTGATGCATGGCCAGGGCGCGCTCGAGCACCTTCTCGGCGGATCGCTGCGGAAGCTCCCGGTCAACGGTGACGGTGCGCCGGCTCCCGCACGCCGATGCGACCATCGCGGGAAGCAGGAGTGCGAGTGCGAGGCGCCTCATTCCACGCGTCGCCCTTCCGTGATCTTTCGGTCGATGGCCTCGCTGGCGCCGCCGCGCGCCTTGGCCAGGTTCCAATGCTCCAGCGCGAGTGCCTTCTCGCCCAGCTCGAAGAGGATGTCGGCGTAATGCTCGTGAAGCTCACCATCGGGATTCGGCGATCCGGCCAACGCCTTCTCCATCCAGATGCGGGCATCAGGGTAGCGCTTCAGCTTGAAGAGCACCCAGGCGTAGGTATCCTGATAACTGGGCTGACCCGGTGCGAGCTCGTTGCTGCGCTTGCTCATGCGCTCGGCTTTCTCCAGCTGGTCGCCGCGCAGGCTGAGGTAGTAGGCGTAGTTGTTCAGCGCGGTGGGGTCATCGGGCTGCAAGGCCAGGGCCTTGTCGTAGGCCTGATCGCTCTTCGCGAATTGCTTCGATGCGTTGTAGGCCTCTCCGAGGCTGCTCCAGAACTGCGCGGTGAGCGGCGGATTGTCCACCACCAGGTCGCGGCCGGTTACGAGCGCCTCAATGGCGGCTTCATGCTGGTCGAGCTGCGAATGGCCGATGCCTTTATAGAGGTAGGCTTCGGGAGAGGTCGGGAAGAGCTCGATGGTGAGGCTCGCATCCTTCACCAGCGATTCGTGGTCGCCCAGCTGCAGGTCGAGTTGCAGCAATTGCGCGTGGATGGGGAAGCGGCCCTGCTCCAAGGCCAGCGCCTTGCGGAATTGTTCGCGCGCCTCAGCGGCCTTGCCATCGCGCAGCAGGAAATCTCCATGTATGGTGTGCGGCTTCCCGCTTTCGGGGTGCGCCTTCTCCAGGGACTCGATCAGCGCATAGCTGCGGCGGATCAGGTCGGGCCGGTCCTCGGGCTTTTCGCCTTCGCTCTCGGTCATCTCGAAGAAACCGATGAGCACTTGCATCTTGGCGTCGATTTCGACCTCGGGATCCGCGAAGGCCTCGCCCAGTTCGCGATAGGCCTCGTCGAGCTTACCGACCGCATAGTAGTGCTCGGCGAGCGAGATGCGCAGCATGCTGTTCGCAGGATCGAGCGCGAGGGCCTTTCGGTACTGCTCCAACGCAAGATCGGGCTTGCCCTGCTCGCCATATACCTCGGCGAGCATGCCGGTGTACTCGGCGCTGGTCGGGTTCGCGGCAATGGCGCGGCTCAGGAGCTTCTCCGCATCGTCCCACTGGCCCAGGGCCATATAGGTATTGAAGGCGTGATGCACCAGTTCCTCGCCCAGCCCGAAGCGCTTCTCGACATCGCCGTAGGCCTTGGCCGCTTCGGCCGGCTTGTTCGCATAAGCGTA of Flavobacteriales bacterium contains these proteins:
- a CDS encoding DUF4292 domain-containing protein, with protein sequence MRRLALALLLPAMVASACGSRRTVTVDRELPQRSAEKVLERALAMHQAPSRYYSAKADVELSMPDEQRSFKAHLRSVKDSAIWASVVPLLGIEAARVLLTPDSLKIMDRINDRYFVGDTGATRKRFGLVPELDLLQRALNGEAIALDSAERYRVDREDGHYVLTSREKRRFIRAAEDISPSDTLTRDRDMRERRLERTLRKAEEKEAIVHRYYFEPDSFRVARVQVVNLMNDKTAELRYEERGGPEAQHLPTRIRITLSEPGRVVSALLIITRIELEGPVQMSFRIPEKYEPMP
- a CDS encoding tetratricopeptide repeat protein, which encodes MKQHQHILLAFIAALLLAACGGAKPVVNAEPGPDGGSGGASDKRAQVMRLYMEATQARMRGELPKALMLYQQCVKNDPQNAAAMFELAKLYHQGQNYDQAVDHAKQAVAADKKNIWYRFLLADLYRQGNKPDDAIGVYKGILEQWPERYEVYLDLAAAYAYANKPAEAAKAYGDVEKRFGLGEELVHHAFNTYMALGQWDDAEKLLSRAIAANPTSAEYTGMLAEVYGEQGKPDLALEQYRKALALDPANSMLRISLAEHYYAVGKLDEAYRELGEAFADPEVEIDAKMQVLIGFFEMTESEGEKPEDRPDLIRRSYALIESLEKAHPESGKPHTIHGDFLLRDGKAAEAREQFRKALALEQGRFPIHAQLLQLDLQLGDHESLVKDASLTIELFPTSPEAYLYKGIGHSQLDQHEAAIEALVTGRDLVVDNPPLTAQFWSSLGEAYNASKQFAKSDQAYDKALALQPDDPTALNNYAYYLSLRGDQLEKAERMSKRSNELAPGQPSYQDTYAWVLFKLKRYPDARIWMEKALAGSPNPDGELHEHYADILFELGEKALALEHWNLAKARGGASEAIDRKITEGRRVE